From a region of the Actinopolymorpha singaporensis genome:
- a CDS encoding amidohydrolase family protein — MSPYAGPVVDAHHHVWDLALGGQPWLVDGPMIAFRYGDYGRIRRDYLPADFLADTATVADLGLDVVGSAFVETEWRVDDTLSEVAWVSGLAERTGVPSVVVGHAVLDSAGVADHLAAVAAAPLVRGIRHKPGGAATPDRAAAEPTLMTDARWRAGFGLLAPLGLHYELQVPWWHLHEAADLAAAFDQTRIVINHTGLPADRSPAGLAGWRDAMRLVAEHPNVYCKISGLDVPHTTWTPDLQREVVLTTLDLFGPWRCMFASNFPVDALWATYAQIFGGFQDLTADLSASEQRAVFFDTACDFYRIGPDRLWSAAG; from the coding sequence GTGAGCCCCTACGCCGGTCCCGTGGTCGATGCGCACCACCACGTATGGGACCTTGCCCTCGGCGGTCAGCCGTGGCTGGTCGACGGTCCCATGATCGCGTTCCGGTACGGCGACTACGGGCGAATCCGCCGCGACTACCTTCCGGCCGACTTCCTCGCCGACACCGCCACGGTCGCCGACCTCGGACTCGACGTGGTCGGGAGCGCCTTCGTGGAGACCGAGTGGCGGGTCGACGACACCCTGTCCGAGGTCGCCTGGGTGAGCGGGCTGGCGGAGCGGACGGGTGTGCCCAGCGTGGTCGTCGGGCACGCGGTGCTGGACTCGGCCGGAGTCGCCGACCACCTGGCAGCGGTCGCCGCCGCACCGCTGGTTCGCGGGATCCGGCACAAGCCCGGCGGCGCGGCCACGCCGGACCGGGCAGCGGCCGAACCCACGCTGATGACGGACGCGCGCTGGCGGGCGGGATTCGGGTTGCTGGCGCCGCTCGGCCTGCACTACGAACTCCAGGTGCCGTGGTGGCACCTGCACGAGGCGGCCGACCTCGCCGCGGCGTTCGACCAGACGCGGATCGTGATCAACCACACCGGGCTGCCGGCCGACCGGTCACCGGCCGGGCTGGCCGGATGGCGGGACGCGATGCGGCTGGTGGCCGAACATCCCAACGTGTACTGCAAGATCTCCGGGCTGGACGTGCCGCACACCACCTGGACGCCGGACCTGCAACGCGAGGTGGTGCTCACCACCCTGGACCTGTTCGGCCCGTGGCGGTGCATGTTCGCGAGCAACTTCCCAGTGGACGCGCTCTGGGCGACGTACGCCCAGATCTTCGGCGGCTTCCAGGACCTCACCGCCGACCTGTCCGCCAGCGAACAACGCGCGGTGTTCTTCGACACCGCATGCGACTTCTACCGCATCGGCCCGGACCGCCTGTGGTCGGCGGCCGGCTGA